Below is a genomic region from Pan troglodytes isolate AG18354 chromosome X, NHGRI_mPanTro3-v2.0_pri, whole genome shotgun sequence.
tccttcctcctataaTTCAAATAAAGGCTTTTATGgttgttgtggttttgtttttaaggctTTGCCCCTTCTCTTTTCGGCTGTATTTCCCTGAATTCATTACTTTGCCGGAAAACCATAGGAAGAACCTCTTCGGTAGAAAGTGCTGAGGCCGAGTGCTGACAGCgctggaggaaggaggaagaaggagccaTACCTTTGCCCTTTTCAAAAGCGCTCATTTTCTCCTAGTCCAAGATGAAGTGCAATATTTTGCCAGACCAATGCTAATTAGCAACGAGGTGTCTCCAAAGAAAGAGGGCTCTGCgcctgcacctggcctcttccttctcttttttgtgAAAGGTTTTACAAAAAAGTTCCCATCTCAGCCCTACAAGACTGGAGTGGGGGTGATCCTTCTTCTCTATCCTGTTTAACCTGAAGGCTCCAGTAAAGTTCAGTGCCCGGCGCTGGGAGCTCTGTGCAGGGCGCTGAATGTGCCAGTGCGCGGCTCTGCGCGTGGACGCGGCATGTAACTGAAACAGGCACTTCTGCTAATCCTTGCAGGAATTTTTCTcctcccccctacccccgccCACCTCGCGCCACCCTCCCCGCCCGCCCTCTCACTACTTCTTTGGTCTCAGACTAAATTTTTCAGGGCTTCCCTGCTTCCCCTCAGTTTTCACTCTTAAGTTACCTCGGGAACGGTAAGTATTTGACTTGGCAAGGTTTTAGGTTACTGCTTGATCCCATCGGAAAAGACTGTTTAAGAAGATGGCCTCTAATGCCTTTTCTCAGAATCTTCTCTCTAGTAATGTGTTTATTATAAATGCAATGCTAGGCTATAGGAGGGAGATggctaatttatctttttctaattatttaattattttaaatttttttagtttgaGGCTTCCTGACATCCCTCCAGTGTCTCTCCTTGCCCCCCACTCCAGCCTCCTTCCTAAAAACAAGTCCCTCTAGCTCACCTCtactcccctcctccttctccctccccctcacctCCAGTGAAGGAAAcgtttgcattttgtttttctctaagatGGTGgcagcatgaccctgtctcattGTGAAGGCTCCTGGCAGGGATTTTGTGCTCACTGCTGTCTGTCTTATGTTCGCTTCTTTCTCAGagcatttctttaaaagaattcTGGAATTATAAAAGGTCATAATCCAGCTGGCCTTCCCCTGCACCTTAAATGTGTAGATTTCTGTACTTAAACCACTTATTCTTCTCTGtctttcccctttctccctcccttgatATGTTTTTCAGGCAACATCTTCGTGGTCAGTCTCTCTGTGGCCGATATGCTGGTGGCCATCTACCCATACCCTTTGATGCTGCATGCCATGTCCATTGGGGGCTGGGATCTGAGCCAGTTACAGTGCCAGATGGTCGGGTTCATCACAGGGCTGAGTGTGGTCGGCTCCATCTTCAACATCGTGGCAATCGCTATCAACCGTTACTGCTACATCTGCCACAGCCTCCAGTACGAACGGATCTTCAGTGTGCGCAATACCTGCATCTACCTGGTCATCACCTGGATCATgaccgtcctggctgtcctgccCAACATGTACATTGGCACCATCGAGTACGATCCTCGCACCTACACCTGCATCTTCAACTATCTGAACAACCCTGTCTTCACTGTTACCATCGTCTGCATCCACTTCGTCCTCCCTCTCCTCATCGTGGGTTTCTGCTACCTGAGGATCTGGACCAAAGTGCTGGCGGCCCGTGACCCTGCAGGGCAGAATCCTGACAACCAACTTGCTGAGGTTCGCAATTTTCTAACCATGTTTGTGATCTTCCTCCTCTTTGCAGTGTGCTGGTGCCCTATCAACGTGCTCACTGTCTTGGTGGCTGTCAGTCCGAAGGAGATGGCAGGCAAGATCCCCAACTGGCTTTATCTTGCAGCCTACTTCATAGCCTACTTCAACAGCTGCCTCAACGCTGTGATCTACGGGCTCCTCAATGAGAATTTCCGAAGAGAATACTGGACCATCTTCCATGCTATGCGGCACCCTATCATATTCTTCTCTGGCCTCATCAGTGATATTCGTGAGATGCAGGAGGCCCGTACCCTGGCCCGCGCCCGTGCCCATGCTCGCGACCAAGCTCGTGAACAAGCCCTTGAACAAGACCGTGCCCATGCCTGTCCTGCTGTGGAGGAAACCCCGATGAATGTCCGGAATGTTCCATTACCTGGTGATGCTGCAGCTGGCCACCCCGACCGTGCCTCTGGCCACCCTAAGCCCCATTCCAGATCCTCCTCTGCCTATCGCAAATCTGCCTCTACCCACCACAAGTCTGTCTTTAGCCACTCCAAGGCTGCCTCTGGTCACCTCAAGCCTGTCTCTGGCCACTCCAAGCCTGCCTCTGGTCACCCCAAGTCTGCCACTGTCTACCCTAAGCCTGCCTCTGTCCATTTCAAGGGTGACTCTGTCCATTTCAAGCCTGCCTCTGTCCATTTCAAGGGTGACTCTGTCCATTTCAAGCCTGACTCTGTTCATTTCAAGCCTGCTTCCAGCAACCCCAAGCCCATCACTGGCCACCATGTCTCTGCTGGCAGCCACTCCAAGTCTGCATTCAGTGCTGCCACCAGCCACCCTAAACCCGCCACTGGCCACATCAAGCCAGCTACCAGCCATGCTGAGCCCACCACTGCTGACTATCCCAAGCCTGCCACTACCAGCCACCCTAAGCCCGCTGCTGCTGACCACCCTGAGCTCTCTACCTCCCATTGCCCCGAGATCCCTGCCATTGCCCACCCTGTGTCTGACGACAGTGACCTCCCTGAGTCGGCCTCTAGCCCTGCCGCTGGGCCCACCAAGCCTGCTGCCAGCCAGCTGGAGTCTGACACCATCGCTGACCTTCCTGACCCTACTGTAGTCACTACCAATACCAATGATTACCATGATGTCGTGGTTATTGATGTTGAAGATGATCCTGATGAAATGGCTGTGTGAAAAATGCTCCCGTAGGTGGCCAGGCAGTGGTCCCCTTTCTAGTTTGTTTTGCGTATGTAATCCAAAGTGAGATGCCTTACTGCATCTAGACACAGACACTGACACATAGTGATGGTGTAAGCTACATCCACCTTTCAGGCGTACTCATCCTTTACTTAATGTACTCTATTGAagtgtgtgcgtgagtgtgtgtgtgcttgctaTTTTAGAGACCTTAATTTCCCTCAAGTTTGACATCTGTTGTTCCAAACCTCCCTTTCCACCTATGGTCGACCTTCAGTCCTCAGTGATCCTTGAAATTTtagactttgatttttttcccactcctctgtccctcctcccctttcctcatTTCCTCTGCCTTGTTCCTGCTTTCTTCTCCCATTCCCCGAGGGGGTTGGGAGAGGGGTATGTGCGCAATGCTAAAGGTGTGTTGTGGTGAAGGCTTCCGTTAATGTGACTGCACAGCTTTATGTTCTTCAATGTGTAACTCTATATTGTACTTTTAATAGCAGTCAGAAAAGCAGTTGTGATCAAGTACAAGTACTGGAAAGTTTCTTTCCTAAATTTCAGCAACAACATATGACCCATATTTGAAGAATACAATTTGATAAgctcttattaaaaatacattttttatgccTATGAGATCAAATGGCAAAAGGAAAGATATGGGCACaccaaattatttctattttttgaaaatttgaacATTGGTGCTTTTTATAGTCAAACATGGTTGCAAATGATAAGATGTTTTTaccttatttgtaattatttaccttttttagCATTTGCcgggattttttttcatttagttccAGAGAAATAAATCCATTCATAAACTAGTTTCTTCTCCTAAAATCCAATCTTATGGTTGCTAGGATCAATTatggtaatatttttaatattataagtCATAACTACTCTTTactgaagattttgttttttaaacagcctggtgtttttacagtttttacaTTATTGCTTTCATTCAAAAGGGAATTTGAAGTAATAAATGGCAGCAAGAAGCGAATTGAATACTGCTGGGAGGTTGTAAATGAGCATTCCTCTCGGATGGGGAGGGGggcaaggagaagagagagatgcCTACACCAATCAATCCTACCACACATCCGACATCAGCCAGtcccaccacacttggctaaggTTCAGTGATACACGATGTTAAGTCGTAGATGTCTTTTATTAGCACACTTGACAGACCAGGAAATGATTTTTCTCTACAATTCAAGAAAACTGctgtttaataaaaatttcaattgcTGATTCAAATAGACACTTTAAGCAAAGTTTACTGTATGAAAGCTTGTGAGGATAAGTGGAAATGTATTATACTGCCTTAATTCTATTCTGTATTTGTGGTAGCAattaaataaaagtgtttttgtGGCTTTAGTTTGTGGTTTGTGGATAAATTCATTTCTCCACTGGAGTTACTTATGGGGAGGGTGTACGGGGTGAGGGGTGGCAAAACATTGACCTTGGGGGAATCAGAAGACTTGGGTGCAAGTTCCATCCCTGCTACCAGCTTGCTGTATGCCAGGGCAAGTCCCTTGACCCGTCTCACCTCAGTCCCTTTACTTAGCAAACTGTGGAGAGGTGGTGGGGACAGGGGAGCATGCTGGGATTGCTATGTTCTTCACACTAGTGCAGCGACGTTGGATGACCTGACCTGCCTGCTCTTGGATTTCTGAACTGTACCAGATATGGCTCTGAAAAGAGACCCCTCTTTACTCCCCTGAAAGGAGTGAAGCCAGGCCCCAAAATGTCGTGACCCAAAGCCTTCTGGAACGAAGAAATAGAGCTCATGAGGGAATGGGGGAGGCACAGGAGTGAGAGGCAGGAGGGCTGGTGGTTTGCTCTCCAGCTCGGAGGTGGGTAGCAAGACCCCAGCCACTGGGCAAAGCTCCTGATCTTAGGAACACAGTTTTAAAAGAATCTCTGACAATAAGGAAATGCTAAAAATACACTGCTCAGCAAAAATCAAACTGAATTCAAAGTAATATACAGTAGGacataattttacaaaaatatgcaTACTTAATACATGCACATATAGACAAACAGTTACGCATATGCAGCTGTTCTATCCAGGCTTTCCCAGGCTGTGAGTATAGATAGACTGAGGTCATCTTAATTTTTAATGCCCGAGTTAAAGTGGTTTGAGCCATCAAGGGCTGCCTGCCTGAGGGCTGCCTGCACCCC
It encodes:
- the GPR50 gene encoding melatonin-related receptor; this translates as MGPTLAVPTPYGCIGCKLPQPDYPLALIIFMFCAMVITIVVDLIGNSMVILAVTKNKKLRNSGNIFVVSLSVADMLVAIYPYPLMLHAMSIGGWDLSQLQCQMVGFITGLSVVGSIFNIVAIAINRYCYICHSLQYERIFSVRNTCIYLVITWIMTVLAVLPNMYIGTIEYDPRTYTCIFNYLNNPVFTVTIVCIHFVLPLLIVGFCYLRIWTKVLAARDPAGQNPDNQLAEVRNFLTMFVIFLLFAVCWCPINVLTVLVAVSPKEMAGKIPNWLYLAAYFIAYFNSCLNAVIYGLLNENFRREYWTIFHAMRHPIIFFSGLISDIREMQEARTLARARAHARDQAREQALEQDRAHACPAVEETPMNVRNVPLPGDAAAGHPDRASGHPKPHSRSSSAYRKSASTHHKSVFSHSKAASGHLKPVSGHSKPASGHPKSATVYPKPASVHFKGDSVHFKPASVHFKGDSVHFKPDSVHFKPASSNPKPITGHHVSAGSHSKSAFSAATSHPKPATGHIKPATSHAEPTTADYPKPATTSHPKPAAADHPELSTSHCPEIPAIAHPVSDDSDLPESASSPAAGPTKPAASQLESDTIADLPDPTVVTTNTNDYHDVVVIDVEDDPDEMAV